A window of the Lactuca sativa cultivar Salinas chromosome 7, Lsat_Salinas_v11, whole genome shotgun sequence genome harbors these coding sequences:
- the LOC111906029 gene encoding uncharacterized protein LOC111906029 has translation MPNQQVRPQGGAFHQASGSSSKPAAPSSNQEMSPFEKAMMEFMIKQDQKIEACEKNQAIAMRNLENQLVQLAQALNSREPGTLPSNTQNPVNVNDKRQYDEKEYVEIEDITDEEYGQKKPNKEGPRSSSPSVGNEKKAQEKDARIGATVAPTTLPFPPRKSKSKEDDGQFKKFLEILSQLHINIPFVEALKQMPTYAKFMKDILTKKRVFGEFETIAMTKSCTSIIQNKLPVKKDDPGSFVLPCRIGKLDKIGLCDLGASINLMSLSIFQRLGIGEARPTTISLQLENQSVVYPEGKTEDIVIKIDNLFVPGDFIILDYEADDDCGIILGRPFLATAGDLIDV, from the exons ATGCCAAATCAGCAAGTCAGACCACAAGGAGGTGCATTCCACCAGGCATCAGGAAGTAGTTCAAAACCAGCAGCGCCTTCATCAAATCAAGAGATGTCACCTTTCGAGAAAGCAATGATGGAGTTTATGATCAAACAAGATCAAAAGATCGAGGCATGTGAAAAGAATCAAGCAATTGCTATGAGAAATTTAGAAAATCAATTAGTGCAATTAGCACAAGCACTGAACTCACGAGAACCTGGAACGTTGCCAAGTAACACCCAAAATCCAGTTAATGTCAATGATAAGAGGCAAT ATGATGAAAAAGAGTATGTCGAGATTGAGGACATAACCGATGAGGAGTACGGGCAGAAGAAACCGAACAAGGAAGGTCCAAGAAGTTCAAGTCCAAGTGTTGGAAATGAAAAGAAAGCCCAGGAAAAAGATGCTCGAATTGGTGCGACAGTTGCACCAACAACCTTACCTTTCCCACCTAGGAAAAGTAAATCCAAGGAAGATGATGGGCAGTTTAAAAAGTTTTTAGAGATCCTTTCTCAACTTCATATCAACATCCCTTTTGTTGAAGCCTTAAAACAAATGCCCACATATGCAAAGTTTATGAAGGATATTCTTACAAAGAAAAGAGTTTTTGGAGAATTTGAGACTATTGCAATGACAAAAAGTTGCACATCAATAATCCAAAACAAATTGCCTGTGAAAAAGGATGATCCAGGTAGTTTTGTTCTACCATGTAGAATTGGAAAGTTAGATAAGATAGGCTTATGTGATTTGGGAGCAAGCATAAATTTGATGTCTTTGTCTATTTTCCAAAGATTGGGAATTGGAGAAGCTAGGCCAACCACTATCTCACTCCAACTGGAAAATCAATCAGTGGTATATCCAGAAGGTAAAACTGAGGATATTGTTATCAAAATCGACAATCTCTTTGTTCCTGGGGATTTTATCATTTTGGATTACGAAGCCGATGACGATTGTGGAATAATTTTGGGAAGACCATTTTTAGCTACAGCTGGAGATTTGATTGATGTGTAA
- the LOC111905993 gene encoding uncharacterized protein LOC111905993 yields the protein MDFLSFHGNKHATFLRLSPLEQQLKEKEKVEARCWEPLEVLVLAQSWIDISEDAAVGKDQKHNCFWIRVLHRFHKRKNHGEYHSKHQVYSKWGKINKEVSMLFNDLWNNMKRQWKSGESDELILKKALKVYQKENLKTFKFLEVWNFLKDNRKWLSSKTSDEHIDSGSKRNRTSESDHITSDARVQFDLNEDEHVPVSPPSRPMGRDKSKGKASDSDDLKEMGSDMKGIKDIMDKILKIVSEKKGERHANTSDGHVEYDRSRA from the exons ATGGATTTTCTTTCTTTCCATGGTAACAAACATGCAACTTTCCTG AGACTCAGCCCACTCGAGCAACAACTAAAAGAAAAAGAGAAGGTGGAGGCTAGATGTTGGGAACCTTTGGAAGTGTTAGTGTTGGCACAATCTTGGATCGATATTTCAGAAGATGCGGCGGTTGGAAAAGACCAAAAGCATAACTGCTTTTGGATTCGCGTTTTACACAGGTTCCATAAAAGAAAGAACCATGGAGAATACCATTCAAAACATCAAGTGTACTCCAAATGGGGGAAGATAAACAAGGAAGTCAGCATGTTGTTTAATGACTTGTGGAACAACATGAAACGTCAATGGAAAAGTGGAGAAAGCGATGAACTGATTTTGAAGAAAGCGTTGAAAGTGTATCAAAAAGAAAATCTGAAGACTTTCAAGTTTCTTGAAGTTTGGAATTTTTTGAAAGATAACAGGAAATGGCTGAGTAGCAAAACATCAGACGAGCATATCGACAGTGGGTCAAAACGCAACAGAACATCTGAGTCTGACCACATTACATCAGATGctcgtgttcaatttgatctgaaCGAAGATGAACATGTTCCAGTTTCACCACCTTCCCGACCAATGGGAAGAGACAAATCAAAAGGCAAAGCGTCGGATTCAGATGATTTGAAAGAAATGGGATCCGACATGAAAGGTATAAAAGACATAATGGACAAGATTTTGAAAATTGTTTCGGAAAAAAAGGGAGAGCGACATGCGAATACTAGCGATGGACACGTTGAATATGATCGGAGCCGagcttga